In the Arachis ipaensis cultivar K30076 chromosome B10, Araip1.1, whole genome shotgun sequence genome, one interval contains:
- the LOC107623004 gene encoding methylcrotonoyl-CoA carboxylase beta chain, mitochondrial isoform X1, translating into MKKKKMMMMIGSVGRRKASWICSNLFGTRRAFSFGVLPDAVDRNSDVFAANSTAMQDLISELQSHVQRVVAGGGPEAVKRNRSRNKLLPRERIDRVLDPGSSFLELSQLAGHDLYGEPLPSAGIVTGIGPVHGRLCMFVANDPTVKGGTYYPITVKKHLRAQEIAAQCKLPCIYLVDSGGAFLPKQADVFPDKENFGRIFYNQAVMSSEGIPQIALVLGSCTAGGAYIPAMADESVMVKGNGTIFLAGPPLVKAATGEEVSAEDLGGAAMHCKTSGVSDYFAQDELHGLALGRNIIKNLHMAGKDVLQNGLKNINYEYKEPLYDANELRSIAPTDLKQQFDIRSVIAHIVDGSEFDEFKKLYGSTLVTGFARIFRQPVGIIGNNGILFNESALKGAHFIEICTQRNIPLVFLQNITGFMVGSRSEAGGIAKSGAKMVMAVSCAKVPKITIIIGGSFGAGNYAMCGRAYNPNFMFLWPNARISVMGGAQAAGVLAQIEKANKKKQGIQWNKEEEEKFKAKVVEAYEREGCPYYSTARLWDDGIIDPADTRKVIGLCISASLNRATQDTKYGVFRM; encoded by the exons gaagaagaagaagatgatgatgatgattggttCAGTTGGAAGAAGAAAAGCAAGTTGGATTTGCTCCAACTTGTTCGGAACAAGAAGGGCCTTCAGCTTCGGCGTTCTTCCCGATGCCGTTGATCGCAACTCCGATGTCTTCGCCGCTAACTCAACCGCCATGCAAGACTTGATCTCCGAGCTCCAATCTCACGTCCAAAGGGTAGTTGCCGGTGGAGGACCAGAAGCTGTGAAGAGGAACAGGAGCAGGAACAAGCTTCTCCCCAGAGAGAGAATCGATCGCGTCCTTGATCCTGGTTCTTCATTCCTTGAGCTCTCACAG CTTGCAGGACATGACTTGTATGGAGAACCCTTGCCTTCTGCTGGGATTGTTACTGGGATAGGTCCGGTTCATGGGCGACTTTGTATGTTTGTGGCCAATGACCCAACTGTTAAGGGAGGGACCTATTATCCTATCACTGTCAAGAAACATCTCAGGGCGCAGGAGATTGCTGCACAATGCAAATTGCCCTGCATATACCTTGTTGATAGTGGAGGAGCTTTCCTTCCGAAGCAGGCTGATGTCTTTCCGGACAAAGAAAACTTCGGTAGAATATTTTATAATCAAGCTGTTATGTCTTCAGAAGGCATTCCGCAAATTGCACTGGTCTTAGGCTCTTGCACTGCTGGTGGTGCCTATATACCTGCCATGGCCGATGAAAGTGTGATGGTCAAGGGCAATGGCACCATCTTTTTAGCAGGGCCTCCTCTTGTAAAG GCTGCAACTGGAGAGGAAGTCTCTGCCGAGGATTTGGGTGGTGCTGCCATGCACTGCAAGACATCAGGTGTTTCAGACTATTTTGCTCAAG ATGAACTGCATGGACTTGCTCTTGGGAGGAATATTATAAAGAATCTGCATATGGCTGGTAAAGATGTTTTGCAAAATGGATTGAAAAACATAAACTATGAATATAAAGAGCCGTTATATGATGCCAATGAACTTCGTTCTATTGCTCCCACTGATCTTAAGCAACAGTTTGATATCCGATCGGTTATTGCTCACATTGTTGATGGAAGTGAATTTGATGAATTCAAGAAATTGTATGGCAGT ACTCTTGTAACAGGTTTTGCTCGGATTTTTAGACAACCTGTTGGAATTATTGGAAACAATGGGATTTTATTCAATGAATCTGCTCTGAAAGGGGCCCATTTCATTGAAATATGCACTCAACGTAATATTCCCTTGGTCTTCCTTCAAAACATTACTGGATTCATG GTTGGGTCAAGATCCGAGGCAGGTGGCATAGCAAAGTCCGGTGCAAAAATGGTGATGGCTGTTTCTTGTGCAAAG GTACCTAAAATAACTATAATCATTGGTGGAAGCTTTGGTGCTGGGAATTATGCAATGTGTGGCCGTGCCTATAATCCCAATTTCATGTTCCTTTGGCCAAATGCCAGGATATCTGTGATGGGTGGTGCTCAG GCTGCTGGTGTGCTGGCGCAAATAGAGAAAGCCAATAAGAAAAAACAAGGAATTCAG TGGAACAAGGAAGAGGAGGAAAAGTTTAAAGCAAAGGTTGTGGAGGCTTATGAGAGAGAAGGGTGTCCTTATTACTCAACAGCTAGGCTTTGGGATGATGGAATCATTGATCCAGCTGATACAAGGAAAGTAATTGGTCTATGCATCTCAGCGTCACTCAACCGTGCCACTCAAGATACCAAATATGGTGTATTTAGAATGTGA
- the LOC107623004 gene encoding methylcrotonoyl-CoA carboxylase beta chain, mitochondrial isoform X2, whose translation MFVANDPTVKGGTYYPITVKKHLRAQEIAAQCKLPCIYLVDSGGAFLPKQADVFPDKENFGRIFYNQAVMSSEGIPQIALVLGSCTAGGAYIPAMADESVMVKGNGTIFLAGPPLVKAATGEEVSAEDLGGAAMHCKTSGVSDYFAQDELHGLALGRNIIKNLHMAGKDVLQNGLKNINYEYKEPLYDANELRSIAPTDLKQQFDIRSVIAHIVDGSEFDEFKKLYGSTLVTGFARIFRQPVGIIGNNGILFNESALKGAHFIEICTQRNIPLVFLQNITGFMVGSRSEAGGIAKSGAKMVMAVSCAKVPKITIIIGGSFGAGNYAMCGRAYNPNFMFLWPNARISVMGGAQAAGVLAQIEKANKKKQGIQWNKEEEEKFKAKVVEAYEREGCPYYSTARLWDDGIIDPADTRKVIGLCISASLNRATQDTKYGVFRM comes from the exons ATGTTTGTGGCCAATGACCCAACTGTTAAGGGAGGGACCTATTATCCTATCACTGTCAAGAAACATCTCAGGGCGCAGGAGATTGCTGCACAATGCAAATTGCCCTGCATATACCTTGTTGATAGTGGAGGAGCTTTCCTTCCGAAGCAGGCTGATGTCTTTCCGGACAAAGAAAACTTCGGTAGAATATTTTATAATCAAGCTGTTATGTCTTCAGAAGGCATTCCGCAAATTGCACTGGTCTTAGGCTCTTGCACTGCTGGTGGTGCCTATATACCTGCCATGGCCGATGAAAGTGTGATGGTCAAGGGCAATGGCACCATCTTTTTAGCAGGGCCTCCTCTTGTAAAG GCTGCAACTGGAGAGGAAGTCTCTGCCGAGGATTTGGGTGGTGCTGCCATGCACTGCAAGACATCAGGTGTTTCAGACTATTTTGCTCAAG ATGAACTGCATGGACTTGCTCTTGGGAGGAATATTATAAAGAATCTGCATATGGCTGGTAAAGATGTTTTGCAAAATGGATTGAAAAACATAAACTATGAATATAAAGAGCCGTTATATGATGCCAATGAACTTCGTTCTATTGCTCCCACTGATCTTAAGCAACAGTTTGATATCCGATCGGTTATTGCTCACATTGTTGATGGAAGTGAATTTGATGAATTCAAGAAATTGTATGGCAGT ACTCTTGTAACAGGTTTTGCTCGGATTTTTAGACAACCTGTTGGAATTATTGGAAACAATGGGATTTTATTCAATGAATCTGCTCTGAAAGGGGCCCATTTCATTGAAATATGCACTCAACGTAATATTCCCTTGGTCTTCCTTCAAAACATTACTGGATTCATG GTTGGGTCAAGATCCGAGGCAGGTGGCATAGCAAAGTCCGGTGCAAAAATGGTGATGGCTGTTTCTTGTGCAAAG GTACCTAAAATAACTATAATCATTGGTGGAAGCTTTGGTGCTGGGAATTATGCAATGTGTGGCCGTGCCTATAATCCCAATTTCATGTTCCTTTGGCCAAATGCCAGGATATCTGTGATGGGTGGTGCTCAG GCTGCTGGTGTGCTGGCGCAAATAGAGAAAGCCAATAAGAAAAAACAAGGAATTCAG TGGAACAAGGAAGAGGAGGAAAAGTTTAAAGCAAAGGTTGTGGAGGCTTATGAGAGAGAAGGGTGTCCTTATTACTCAACAGCTAGGCTTTGGGATGATGGAATCATTGATCCAGCTGATACAAGGAAAGTAATTGGTCTATGCATCTCAGCGTCACTCAACCGTGCCACTCAAGATACCAAATATGGTGTATTTAGAATGTGA